AGAAATATTTCCGTAGAAATCCTTTTCTGGCTCTCCTTCAAACATCCCGTTTCTTATATACCTTTTCACCAGCCTGTCTTCCAAAGAATGATAACTGATAAGGCTCAACCTGCCTCCCGGTTTCAGCAAAGTCTCGGTTTGAAGCAGGAATTCTTTGAGCACCTCAATTTCCTGGTTCACCTCTATTCTTATGGCCTGGTATACCTGCGCCAGAATTTTATGCTCCCGCCCCGCAGGCAAAAAAGGCTGCAACACCTCCTTTAATTTTTCACTGGTCGCTATCTCCCCGTCCTTGCGCGCAGAGACTAAAGTACGCGCTATTTTTGGGGCATTACGCAGTTCTCCATATTGGGAGAGCACTGTGCGCAGCTGCTTTTCTTCATAATTATTAACCACCTCAAAAGCGCTAAGGCTACTACTTTGATTCATCCTCATGTCGAGCTTTGACTCAAAGCGTGTGGAGAAGCCGCGTTCGGCCACGTCAAACTGATGGGAAGAAACCCCAAAATCACCCAAAATGCCATCAACTTTCTTTACGCCATAAAACCTTAAAAAGCGTTTTATGAACCTGAAATTCTCATTGATAAGGCTAAACCTTTCATCGTCGATCTTGTTCGCC
This Salinimicrobium tongyeongense DNA region includes the following protein-coding sequences:
- the rsmH gene encoding 16S rRNA (cytosine(1402)-N(4))-methyltransferase RsmH — protein: MAYHNPVLLKESVDGLNIQPSGVYVDVTFGGGGHSREILKKLGPQGKLFAFDQDKDALANKIDDERFSLINENFRFIKRFLRFYGVKKVDGILGDFGVSSHQFDVAERGFSTRFESKLDMRMNQSSSLSAFEVVNNYEEKQLRTVLSQYGELRNAPKIARTLVSARKDGEIATSEKLKEVLQPFLPAGREHKILAQVYQAIRIEVNQEIEVLKEFLLQTETLLKPGGRLSLISYHSLEDRLVKRYIRNGMFEGEPEKDFYGNISVPFQKVGKMIVPGSEEIKQNNRARSARLRIAERTE